The Candidatus Eisenbacteria bacterium genome contains the following window.
ACCAGAAGAATGGGTGCCAGGGTGATGGAGCCTATTGAGAGCATGACGTAACCAACGATTATCGATGCAAAACCTGCCGCAAAAAGCCAATAGCTTCTGGCCGAAAAAGCTATGACGTCACTCGCGGCTTCTCTGGTCTTGCGCCCCGTCCCGCCCTTTCTAGCCTTTTCTGGAGATTTCATGCGTCACCCCCGCAGCTCGCTGCCTATGATTTTTCTGATAGGTTCGTTCATGCTTCCGGTTCTGTAGCCCTCCAAATCTATCGTCACGAAAAGGAAGCCGAGTTTCCTGAGGTCGTTCACCACCAAGTCCCTTACCTCATGGGACAGCAGGTTGTCAAGCTCATCCGGCAGGACTTCTATGCGGGCCACGTCGCCATGAGTCCTCACCCTGACCTGAGAGAATCCTTGCCGCTTGAGGCTTTGTTCCGCCGCGGCGACTCGTTCGAGCTCCGGGCGAGTGATCTCCGTCCCGTACGGAAATCTCGATGCGAGGCAGGCCTGAGGGGGTTTGGACCAGTTGGGAAGCCCGACCGTCCTTGCAAGCTCTCTCACCTCTGATTTCGTGAGCCCCGCTTCTCTGAGCGGGCTCACTATACCGTGTTCTCTTGCGGCGCGCGAGCCCGGCCTGAAGTCGAGCAGATCGTCGCAGTTTGAGCCGTCGGCAACCCACTTGATGTTCCTCTCACGTGCAATTGCCTTGAGCTTTCCGAAGAGCTCGACCTTGCAGTGATAGCATCTTTCGGGGGGATTGCTGCTGAATCGGGGATCTGACAGCTCTTCCGTCTTGGCGACGAGACAGTTCGCGCCGATCTGTCTCGCCAGATCCAGAGCCTCCGCCAGTTCGCTCGGGGGATAGGTAGGCGAGTCTGCTATTACGGCCAGGACATTGCCCCCGAGCACGTTCACGGCCACCTTGAGAAGAAGAGAACTGTCAACGCCGCCCGAAAAAGCCACGAGAACGCTTCCAAGTCTCTCTATCAGGCTCTCGAGGTTTTCTAACTTGCCGGCCAGTTGCGCTTCCATGCTGTCTCTTCAGTTCTTCAAGCTCCAGACGAGTCCCGAGATCGGGTCGCGTCTCTCACACTTCTTATCGCCGCAAGGTGTTCTTCTATGGTCTTACTAAAGATGTGAGTGCCGTCGCCTCTCGCGACAAAGTACATGTCCTCACAATCCTTGAGCGGGAAGATGACCGCACTGACCGCGCTCTTCCCCGGATTGCAGATGGGGCCGGGCGGAAGTCCCGTCACGAAATACGTGTTGTAAGGGGAGCGCACCTCCAGATCTCTGTACACGATTCTATCCCTTCGACCTCCGAGCGCGTATGCCACCGTGGGGTCGGCTTGAAGTCTCCAGCCCTGCTTGAGCCTGTTCGTGAAGACGGCGGCTATTCTCGGACGTTCGTCGTCAACCTGCGCTTCGCCTTCCACGATCGAAGCAAGCGTTAGAACCTGATGCCAGCTCAGACCGACTTCGGCGGCCTTCTTGCCGAACTCCACGCCGAAGGCATGTCTGCCTTTGCTCACCATCTCCCTCACGATCTCGGCAGGTTCCATGCCCGGAACAAAACCGTACGTATCCGGAAAGAGATATCCCTCCAAAGAACGCGCATTCACACCGACGGAGTGAGCAAAGGTACTGTCGTCGACAAGCGCCAGAAAGGTCTTCGGGTCGAGGCGGATTTCGCGATAGAGAATGTCGGCTATCTCTTTCGACGTGAGACCCTCCGGAATCGTAACCAGGTCCTCGGGTTTCATTCCCTGGGTGAGCTGCCCTATTACTTCGAAGACGCCGAACTCTCTGTCTATCTTGAACCTGCCCGCCTTCATTTCCTTCTCGGCGCCGATGGCCCTGGCCGCCAGGATGAAAACCGCCTTGCTCCTTATGACGCCGCTCTCTTTGAGTATGCCCGCAATCTCCTGCAACTGTGCTCCCCGTGGGATGAGCACCATGATCTTCTCGGGCATACCTTCACGCGGAAGAGGCGGAAACGCGAGACTCACGACAAAGACGACCAACGCCAGGGCCAGCACGATGAGAAGCTTCCGTCCGATCCTTGTGAGCTTTTCTCTTTCCATGTTGAAAACGACTGCGACAAAGGGACAGGAGAAGTCGTTTACGGTGAGCCATTCAGTTCGGAATGTGTGCCATTCTCTTCAGGGCGTGAGCCTTCCTGCCGGGTTGTGTTGACCCTTCGACTCAAGAATGACTGGAGTATCAGGAGCGCGGCCACGATATCACGTTTTTCCTTTTTCTTCCTCGCGCGTTTGCTCAGTCCCAA
Protein-coding sequences here:
- the mltG gene encoding endolytic transglycosylase MltG, which produces MEREKLTRIGRKLLIVLALALVVFVVSLAFPPLPREGMPEKIMVLIPRGAQLQEIAGILKESGVIRSKAVFILAARAIGAEKEMKAGRFKIDREFGVFEVIGQLTQGMKPEDLVTIPEGLTSKEIADILYREIRLDPKTFLALVDDSTFAHSVGVNARSLEGYLFPDTYGFVPGMEPAEIVREMVSKGRHAFGVEFGKKAAEVGLSWHQVLTLASIVEGEAQVDDERPRIAAVFTNRLKQGWRLQADPTVAYALGGRRDRIVYRDLEVRSPYNTYFVTGLPPGPICNPGKSAVSAVIFPLKDCEDMYFVARGDGTHIFSKTIEEHLAAIRSVRDATRSRDSSGA
- the larE gene encoding ATP-dependent sacrificial sulfur transferase LarE, whose product is MEAQLAGKLENLESLIERLGSVLVAFSGGVDSSLLLKVAVNVLGGNVLAVIADSPTYPPSELAEALDLARQIGANCLVAKTEELSDPRFSSNPPERCYHCKVELFGKLKAIARERNIKWVADGSNCDDLLDFRPGSRAAREHGIVSPLREAGLTKSEVRELARTVGLPNWSKPPQACLASRFPYGTEITRPELERVAAAEQSLKRQGFSQVRVRTHGDVARIEVLPDELDNLLSHEVRDLVVNDLRKLGFLFVTIDLEGYRTGSMNEPIRKIIGSELRG